The genome window AACAGCGATCGCAATAATTGCTCCAATAACTCCTGCGATGACTGGCCCAATTGAAGAGTCATCTCCCCAGTTGGAGCTATCCGAGTTGACGAGAATGCACCAAGGAGCAGGTGTCGGGCCACAAACATCGCACCACTGGTTAGGTGACGTTCCAAGGTTATTCATAGTCTGCATGAAACTCGAGTATGCGATACCATCAGGACCAGACTTGAAGATGGGCTGGTTCTGGAAAGATTCGTCCGCATCTGCTGAAGCACGGTAGGACATTCTCACACGAAGACTGTCCGTGGCTGGCTGTCGATCAGGATCATCTGGGTCTTCACCAAAGAGCTCAAAGATCAATGCTGCGCCAGGCTTGGGGAGTGTTGACCAAGGCGCTTGAAACATGTTGTCCGGTGTGACAAGACCTGAGAGTTGAATAAAGCTCACGATGGGATCGAGAGAGCCAAACATGAGTGTGAGTTTGTTGTAGCTGCTTCCCCAGCGAATGTTGCTCCTAAACTGCGATGCAACTTTGTACGCCATAGTTCGGCCAGCGACAGAGTAGAGAGTACCAAGCTCGCTGTCGTCGTCCGAGCCACGGTAGCTGTTTTGTGCGCGCTCCATGGATAGTGCATAAGTGTTCAGGAAAGACAACGTTGAGTTTGCGTTTTTGAGCCCCTCGTGGACTGTCTCATTGTGTCGATACTGATAATCAACGAATTCCCAGAGTTGGTATGCGTTCCAGAGATTGGCGTAGTCAATGTCAATTGTGCCATCAAATGGAGCAGTAGAGAAGAGGTTTTGGTAGAAGGGCAGAGTTGAATCATAGAGCTCGTCGAGACCGGTTTCCTGCGTTAGGTTTGTGGTGATCTCTGTCTGCCAGGCTGAACATCTCGAAGTGCCTTGTAATCTGTATTGTATTAGTCAAATGTAGGTAGGGAGAGGTCAATGAGCATACGCTGTTGATTCTGGGTCGTAGTAACCAGGAGCTCGAATGCTGGGGTATTGATATCCGTCTAGAGGATATTCAGTCTTGTTATCACTCGAGGCCAAATTCACAGCAATCTCTTCGCCTCCAGTACTGTTATCAAATGCGTTGGGTGATGGTGGATAGAAGCCCTGCATGAAAGCCAGAGCACCAGTCGATACCCATTCATCTGTCTGAGTAATAATGTCAAGGTCGTCATTGTCAATCACATCAGGTTTGAGATTCTGGAGATAAGCGATTTGAATGCTCTGATAGTCGGTGTCGTTCACGCCGTCTGGGATATATCGAGCACGGAATGCAGTTCCTTGTCGCAGCATCTGCTGAGCTCCCTCGGGTGTTAAGACGGTACGAAGGTTGGCTATTACGGGTGTCCTTTCGCCATGGTTGATGAATGCGACGGCAGCCCAGACCTTTTCTCCAGTGCCAGCGGATTGTGCAATAACGCCATGGGCGAGAGGTAAAGCTGCGAAGAGCTTGGACATAATCATATTGAGGGCTGTGTCTTACACGACAATACAGTGGGGGGTCAACTATAAGTAATCAAGGCGAAGCTCTTCCTTCACCATCGAAGAGGTGAGAGGCaattgaaagagaagagaggcaAAGACCTAGCTCAGCTCAAAAGAGGTGAGGGCCATAGATAGGTAAGGTAGCTTATGGTAGAACAAGCTGCAGCTACATCTGCAACTGACCGTCATCCATCCACCCAACGCCTGATGCAGCTCTAACACGACCGAGGTTCATGTACAAGAAGCCAACGCCCCGTCACAGCGGCACAGAAACTCCTCGCGACATTCCATTGGCATTCCTCCAACAAGGCTGGCATTGGGAGCGGGGGGGAACACGATAAAGCCATGGAGGGCTGGCAAGTGATGGGATAGGTCAGCTCACCATGATGCCATCCAATGGCTGAGCTAAAGGATGCAGCCCAGCTTCTTTGATGCTGTAAGTTGAAAAAGGGCCAAGATAGTGCTGAGGGCGGGGTGAGGTGAGCGGATAGAGGTGGCTGGGAAGACGATAAGCCCAGTGTCAACTGCAATGGTCAAGATCTCGATGGAAGAAATATTGAGTCAGTGACCTTCAAACAGTCAAGGAACTGATTTATTCGTGATAACAAGTACCGAGACTCAAGGCTCACTTTTGCTTGGCTTTGACCGCTGACTGCGCAGATCTATCCGTAAAGAGAATGCCTACTACGGCGGGGTTTGCAGGTCGCGCAATTGAAGGTCATCCTCGTGACATAGAGTAAGACAGGGCTACGGTAACATAAGGCCAAATCTAATTCTTTGATACGAAGAAAATGTTTTGGTAAAACAGGATATTGACGTCAGTTGTCTCGAAGCCAGCTCGGAGCTAACTGTGCCCACTGACGGCACTTGTAAGTGACTAACATGGGCTCAACACCAATTCCTTGATATCTGGTTGGCGTTTGAGAAGTATTTTGATTCCATGCAGTGAGTCATTTTGTATCACTGAACACATCTTTATAATTAGTCGCTCTATGAGTAAGAGCTATCCAGCGTCTCATATTACATTAGGTCCATGTACTACCGCAAGTTAAAGGCGCGGCGACTCTCACCCCTGGTATGGATGGCTTGGTGCAACTGCGAACCTGGCTGACATTGGATATACAAGCATAACCATAAGCCCCTTTCCTCATATCGGTAACCCAAAATAGCTTTTTTGAAATATCTATAAGATATTTGGCAAGATGCACTTTGGATAGGATACGAGGTTGCATTACAAGGTGCCCGAGTGTTGAGCCTCTACTGTTAGTCTACGACGCCGgaactattaatatatatgTATTTTGTGAAAGTCGACCATATTTGATGGATGCCTGCAGTCAAGTACATAACTCGGCTCGTTGCCGACCCATTCGGATCCGGGCTAATGATCTGGCTTAGCGTGTGTAGTGCTTCCTTGATCTGTGAAGCCTCGTCTTCATGAGTAATATCTAGAGCTCCTGTCCCAGACCTGCTACAACAAGTACAGGGTCTAGGGAAGGGGAATATTGTTCTCCTGGTATGTCTTATTAACGAGTCTCAAAGTCTACTCAGGAGTAACCGAGCAGTGACTTCAGCAAGTCAAGACAATACTTAAAGTGACGAGTTCACTAGGGCTATCGCTTTCATGATGTGATCACCTGGCTAATCAAGAACCAACACGGGCGAACAGTTCAGGTCCTTCAAATGGCGATGCAATACCTATTTATTGTGTAACTTGTGACTTGACTGAATCACGATGGAGTATATCATCTGCGTCTACACCCTCCAGGTTCTTAGCTTGCGATCACATCATGCACGATAAGGCAGGGAAGTGGACTCTTCACTTTTAGTCATCAACCCCATCATCTCAACAAAGGAGACTATAAATGCTCAATTTCATGAACAGCCAGTGGCGGTTAATTCATGACATATTCCCGCAAATGCTATCATAGTGATAATGTTTGTGAGTTACCAAACAAGCTCTCTGTTGGAAAACTTCATCAGCAGTTTACTATGACGAAAGGAGCGTGGCTTGAGAATACTGTCAGTGGTTACCTGTGAACAAAGACATGGTCACTTTCATGAAGTCTTGAAAATAATGAGTATAAGCTTCCATGTGGAGTCTAGAAGTGATTCGTGGGGGAGATCAAATGAGAAAGCTTCAAGAGCTAGGTCTCCTCCACTAGCCCTTTCACCAGCGTGTCAGTCAGATATTCAAGAAACCAAGGTCAAAACTACACAAAGTGGTCTGCAAGCTGAGATAGAACGTGCCGTGGAAATATAATGGAACAACGGATCAAGTTGAGTCTGTCATACAATAGCCTTGATGTCGAGAAGGAAGTATGTATTCAAGTGACAGCCCCCAACGGTCAACTTGAGCGAATCACGATAGCTTACATGTAGGGGTGCATATGCAAAACATGGACACTACGAGCTGTTCAGTTGGAACAACACAATATAGTGAGTTACAGTTGAAGAGCAAAGCGGAGCTatggcagcagcagctaaCAACCAGTCAACTCAGCCCTGAAGCAGGGACCACAGATGGGGGGGAGGTGCTCGTGGGCTAATGTCGCCTACGTAAGGTGGGACAAAGCCAGGCCAGGATAATCGGTAGTGGACGATGTCCCCAGCTTTTGGGTCCTGAGTTTCAGATGCTAATCTTATCAATCTGATCAAGCTGCATCAGATGAAGATCTTTAAACAATACACAACAAAGCCTATGTGTGCTTCTTGAAAACAGAACAAGTCTGTCGTTTTTAAGTATCCAAACAAAAGACCATCATCCTTTGTGATATTTGATAATTCAATAATCGATAATCGATAGTCATTCGGATATTTCACCCTGCTTATGCCTAACacccaaaaaaaaaagaagttGATTCGTTTGTAAAAAGGGGGCGGTttgcgatgatgatggaaccCTCCGAAATCGAATGATGCGTGTTTAGCGGGCCCTTTTTTGGGGGTACCTCCCTGCCCTGTTTCTTCCGCTTGCATTTAGGCCAGGTTGAAATCTTAGCACAGTACGTGGCCTACAGGTACCGCCTACCGAGGATAAGCTCAGAAGATACTTTTAAGCGAGCCTTCTCATTCGTCCGCTAACAATTCTATCCGCATCACCTGCCTTTCTGACCACCAACTTCAGTAAACTGTACCTACCCTGCCACTCAGACTCAGGTTCTCACCCACTGTACCACCTTCCAAGTCTGCGCTCACGCCCTTTTCGTCCGTCATACTCAACACTTCAGCGCGAAAATCTCTTGACGGAGTAATTAATTCTTTTCGCCGCATCGATATTCTCAATCGTCTGTACTACGCCGCAGCGAGAAACGGATCCGAAATTTAGAATTCCTCCCTCAATGGCACCGTCGCTGATTGCGACGTGATCGCCCACCATGTCGGAGTCGACGTCCACGTTGATCGACGCTGGCATTGCTGTCGCTGCTACACCACATTCTCACGATACGGTCGTCACGACTGCGCCTGTCGAtaccaacaccaaaaaccCTACGACCGCTCAACCTGGCGCTACCTTTTTGCATTCGCCTCCCGATAGCAACAACACGGCGAAGTCTGATGGTTCAGATTCTGAGTCTGAGTTGAGCGATCTTGAAGACGAACCCATCCTGAGCGATCCACCGCAGCCTGTTTCTTCTGGCGAAAATGTCAACAGCGACgataagaaggaagatgCCGACGAAGACATTGACATTGGAGAGGTCCTGCCAGATTCCTGGTCTGGTGCTGTTCCTATCTTTAAGCCTACCATGCACCAGTTCAAGGACTTCAAGCGCTTCGTACGTCGACCGCAAGTTCCCTCGTTTCCGTCGCTAACATATACCCTAGATGGAAGCCGTCGATAGCTATGGAATGAAATCCGGCATCATTAAAGTTATCCCCCCGCAAGAATGGAAAGACGCCCTTCCCAAACTCGACGACCTTGTGAAGCAGGTTAAAGTTCGAGAGCCGATCAAGCAAGATATTATGGGATCCAATGGAACCTATCGCCAAGTCAACATCCTTCACGGACGATCCTATAACCTGCCCCAGTGGCGCCAGCTATGCGACCAGAGCGAACACCAGCCCCCGGCTAGACGTGGTGAGCGACGCGCCAATGCCGAGAAGCCTAAAACACGAACTCGGGCTGCAACCGCGACTGTGGCTAAACCTGCTGATCCTTCGACCCCTAAGAAGAGAGGTAGGGGACGACCTGCCAAGCGAGGAGGTAGAGGGAAGCGGCTCAAGCAAGAACAAGCGGATGATAATGAAGACCGACCTATGACTCCGGTCTCACCCAAGCCAGAGGTTGCTGAGACTGAGGATAAACCTGTCGAGTCAGTAGAGAAGGATCCtggtgaagaggttgaggaggattATGAACCTACTGTTGGTCGCATGGGTGGTCTCCGACAGGCAAGAACCAAGACACAAACAGTCTCGGCCCGCCGCAAATACAGTCGCCGAGAGGGATCCGCTATGATCGATGAAGCTGCTTTTAAAGACTGGGATTACAAGATGGACATATCCGAGTATACCCCTGAACGCTGCGAGGAACTTGAGAGGGCTTATTGGAAGACCCTTACCTATGCACCTCCCCTCTACGGCGCTGATCTGATGGGTACGCTTTTTGACGAATCCACCGAACAGTGGAATTTAAACAAGCTGCCTAACCTTTTGGATGTCTTGGGCGAAAAGGTTCCAGGAGTCAACACAGCTTATCTCTACCTTGGCATGTGGAAAGCAACATTTGCTtggcatcttgaagatgttgatcttTACAGTATCAACTACCTTCACTTTGGTGCTCCCAAGCAGTGGTACAGTATCTCCCAAGCCGATGCCCGCCGGTTCGAGGCTGCGATGAAGAATATCTGGCCTACAGATGCTAAGGCATGTGATCAGTTTCTTCGCCACAAAGGATTCCTCATCTCGCCTCAGCATTTGAAGTCGCATTATAACATCACTGTCAACAAATGCGTATCTTACCCTGGAGAGTTCGTCGTGACCTATCCATATGGATACCATTCTGGTTACAACCTGGGCTACAACTGTGCCGAGGCTGTCAATTTCGCACTCGATTCTTGGCTAGACATCGGTAAAATCGCCAAAAAGTGCGAGTGTGCCGAAGCGCAAGACAGTGTCTGGATTAATGTCTACGACATCGAGCGCAAATTACGTGGAGAAGAAACAGAATATGAAGAAACcgaggacgacgaggaagatgacgaagatgaacAAGGTGGCATGCCAACACCACCTTCTGGCTCTGGTGTCAAGTTCAGACTGGCTGGCCGCAAGCGAAAGCGTGCACCTGGCGAGAAGGGaggcaaggtcaagaagatcagaCTTCGTCTCAAATCGAAAGCCGAGCCACCCTGCTGCCTCTGCCCTAACGACACTCCATCGGCCGATCTATTGCTCACAGATGATGGTCGAAGAGCTCATCGACTTTGTGCGCACTATCTGCCAGAGACGTATACCGAAACAATCGACGGACAGGAGACTGTCGTCAATGTGTCTGAAATCCACAAAGATCGATTCGAACTTAAGTGTCTCTACTGCCGTTCCAAACAGGGCGCTTGCTTCCAATGTTCCCAAAAGAGATGCGCCCGGGCTTATCATGCAACATGCGCAGCCGCAGCCGGTGTTTtcgtcgaagaagaagaaatccCAGTCTTCGGTGAAGATGGCACAGAATACAAGGAGCAAGCCTTCGAGTTCAGTTGTCGATACCATCGGACGAAGCGAGATAGGAAGCTTGATGGAGATGCGTTGGAGACTGACTCACGAGTCCGAACGGCAGCTTTAAAGCTTCAGCCTGGCGAGACCTGCCAGTTGCAATACTTCAAGGGCGACATCTTTGCTGGTGTCGTGGTTGAAAACCGACACGATGAGCAAACGTTGCTTATTGACATCTTGCCAAATGGGTATGCTAGAATCTATCAGAAACTCGATGTCGTCAAATCCAAACTAACCGCTTGCAGTGACCGCCTCGAAGTCGAATGGAAATGGCTACTGGTACCCGACCCAGCCGATTATCGCCTGCCAAAGGCATCGGCAAAGGCCATTCCGATGCCTGCGTCccagaaggccaaggagaagctcaaAACAAAACGACTTCATGACGGCAAGCCCCAGAAGGATGATCCTTTCGTTGAAGGCTGTACTTGGGCCGAATTCAACAGCCACCCTGTCGGAAACAAAGAACAAGTCAAGATCGATTTCTGCAAACCCGACCAAATTTGGTATTATTTGCCTAAGACATCGACAGAAGCCCGCGCCCAATTCACTGAAGATCCTAGCAACCCACGTCATAATCCGAGGGGTAATTTCCTATCGACAGTTCCCAAACCTGTCAAGCCCCCAAGGCCGGTTCCAGCATATCCTCCACGGCAAGCATACCAGCCCGCCGCGCCTTATCCTGCAGCACGACTCGACAAGCCATATATGTACAAGCCACGAACCCCTGCTTCTAACAATTACCCTGCGATGGGCAACTTCACCACTCAAAGATTCACACCAGCTGCCCCTTCGCCCGTTCCAGTCCAGCAACAGCCCGGGAACTATCGTTATCCATATGCACAACCTACACTTTCGGGACAACAAGCCGCTCCCGCCTACTCTGCTCAAAAGTTCGAGGCTAGGCAATCACCCGCCTATACACCTCCCGGAAGCACACCCAGGGTGCAGAGTTCTGCGAACGCATTGCCACATTATCAGCAGAACCAGTGGCACGGAAGATATACCTCTGCCCTTCCTGCACCAACCCCTAGTCATCCTGGAGTAGCCCATCCCTATCCACAACCATACCAGGCTCCAGCACCTGCAAACCACCACCAGGCACAGCAAGCAAGAGTGGCTTTGCAGGCAGATGTATCTATATTCCAAAAGTATCCCTTTTTTCAGGTCAACCATAACAGGTACGTATTATCTACTTAACACATTGGTCCTTTGCTAACCTCTATAGGGACTCGACTAAGTACCGGACGCCATATGCTGCTTGGGGAGGCTTCACCAACGGATACGAGGGCAACTTCAGGGCTCATATTATGGCCAACAAGGATGCGTATCTCAACGGTACCATCAAAGATAATAGATTCCAGAGCAGTCAGAATTTCGGCGCCTACCAGCCTCTACACCACCATCCTCCGGCGCATGGCCACCATGCGTCTCCTGAGAGCCAGCTTCGGATCAGCCAACAACCGAACTTGAAGCAAGTGCCCACGCCATCTCCAGGAACTGGCACCCCCAGCTTCAGCCAGTTTCCTCGGCCTGCGATAAAACAACAGTATTTGCCCCCTATGCCTGTGCAAACGCATGCAccgacacaagcacaagtACAGGCACCAATGCAGCCACAGGTGCAGCCACAGGCGCAGCCGCAAAAGTCGACCCCGAAGCCCCAGCAGAGGCCTCCGCAGAAGCCTCCGCAAAAGGCTGAAGAAAAGCCTCAGCAGAAGTCCCCACAGACTGCCCAGCCCCCTAACCAGAGCAGTAAACCTAAGATTGGGACGATTTTTAAGGAATACAAGGTAAGTACCTGGAATTCTCGATAGGAATGAAGGGTCGGCTGAACAGCCAATCCAGATACCCCCGAAAGAGTCGCCAGTACCGTTGCCTGCAAACTTTCTGGCTTCGATGGCGCCTACGTCTAAGACCCCTGCTCCCGTTGCCGCCGGAAAGCCGATCTTGCAACAATCCGAGAGCAAAGGCTCACCTGCTACGCCCAAGCCTGCAGAACCGATCCGGGCACCTCAGCAGACATTGTCGAATGGACAGCCTTTGAACAATCAAAATCTTGGGACTAAGGTTTCCAAGACCCCCATTCCAATTCCGCGGTTGCCGGGCGTTGCTCAGATCTCTTCGCAAGgttcagcctcagcctcaacacaaCAGCAGGGTGCTTCACCTTTCCAGGATAGCAAGTTGACATCTACGGGTTCAAACTTGGTACACGCAATCGATACAACTGCGCTGGCGACGAGCACCTCTTCCGGACAACAAGAGTTTGCAGACGTTCCTGGAGGTGAATCTATGGAATTCATGGATCGACTTATGGCGAGCATACGTACAATAGCCCGTCGCGACGAAACAGTCTGAGCTGTCACCGACACGAACTGCTCTGGGCTATGTATCCGAATACCCTCTTCAATTTTAGCAACTACCTTTGGAACCATGGGAAGGCGTTTACGGATTTCAGTGTTTATGATACGCATCAGGCAAATGGGAGTTGAGGGACATGGAGTGATATATGACGATCAGGTTAAGGCGCATGACGAAGGAGAGTGTGTTTATGTAGTATCAGGTGCACGACAGGCGCTCTTAAAAACGCCAGAAAGTCAACGGAGTTTCAATgatttaaaagttaaaacGCCTACATAGCAATACGCGAAGTAAAGCCAAAGGCCTCAAAGCACTATAACAAAATAAGGTGTTTATTTTCAACACAACATAATGTAAGGTGTCATACACCACgcccaaaaaaaaaaaacacacacacacacacacacaatAACTTTAATGTTAAGTCTCAGCAGATCACACAGCTGCTGCCTTGAACCTTAAGGTCCAACTGAACAAGTGGCCTCAATCCGTGTGGAGTTTCAATGATAGGCATAATGATGATGCATCAGAGATATGCATCAATACATAGTACCTAGCTTGGTTTCCGAGAAATATTTTGAGTGACTACCGAAACCACACACCTGACACCTGACTTAGTAGACCACTTCTTTGAATAACATGTCATCAGAGCCTGGCAATCACGTTTCATACCATGCATGATTAAGTCTCGGCGAAAGTAGGGGCAATGCAGTGGTTTTGTCACATTGTATACCAAAGCATCCAATATGATAGACTTCTTGTGGCAGGCACTTACCTAGCAACAAGACAGCACTTACAATTACGACGTGTCTTCCTAGGAAGCACCTTCTCTGGACTCAGAATCTATTATATGTAAAGAAGGTCTTATTCGGGCGCTGCTTCTAGGAAAGAGCTCCCTCACCCTTTCTCAACCTCAGATAAGTAAGTACCTACCTTCCTTAGgtaggggaggcaagaaaactcaaGACCTCGACCCTAAGTGGCAAAAATACTTACGGAAGTTAGcatacctacctacctaagTTTAGGGTGTCGTTTGTCGATTTTATTTTGGCACCTAATCAAGGTTTGATGTGTCTTTCTCCCCGAGGCCACACATCGTCACAATGCATCCATCTCTTACATCTTTTCTTGACTATCAAACGAATTACCAACCGGTCTCAGGAACTAGAATTACAATCATTAACAAGCTCTGAAA of Fusarium oxysporum Fo47 chromosome I, complete sequence contains these proteins:
- a CDS encoding histidine phosphatase superfamily, yielding MSKLFAALPLAHGVIAQSAGTGEKVWAAVAFINHGERTPVIANLRTVLTPEGAQQMLRQGTAFRARYIPDGVNDTDYQSIQIAYLQNLKPDVIDNDDLDIITQTDEWVSTGALAFMQGFYPPSPNAFDNSTGGEEIAVNLASSDNKTEYPLDGYQYPSIRAPGYYDPESTALQGTSRCSAWQTEITTNLTQETGLDELYDSTLPFYQNLFSTAPFDGTIDIDYANLWNAYQLWEFVDYQYRHNETVHEGLKNANSTLSFLNTYALSMERAQNSYRGSDDDSELGTLYSVAGRTMAYKVASQFRSNIRWGSSYNKLTLMFGSLDPIVSFIQLSGLVTPDNMFQAPWSTLPKPGAALIFELFGEDPDDPDRQPATDSLRVRMSYRASADADESFQNQPIFKSGPDGIAYSSFMQTMNNLGTSPNQWCDVCGPTPAPWCILVNSDSSNWGDDSSIGPVIAGVIGAIIAIAVLGVLLICLCVCGGLRLRRKGPEGSTDGAAAGGGAAGGFKGPEKKDGDADVVVTNQGIHHERVGSWELRSPNELPPQTSGIVTKDLGSPPQRRSLEDSDDDISVMNAAPVKARESV